A genomic window from Flavobacterium johnsoniae includes:
- a CDS encoding CDC27 family protein: protein MNEERYILFDQYLQGELTVDEKNNFEKQLAEDAEFASAFESFKEMHFQLENKFGQEAEREIFTENLTRISDKYFHKKKTKVVSLKPWYFAAAASVAIMFGLFFFDYNHYPNFEDYNHPESAYFTERGVSEETLKKAEDNFNGKRYEKAIPLFESILKENNSPEIQYFYGISLLQVGKYVKAEDIFKELETGNSVYKEKAKWNLALSKLKQGKYAECKEVLQTISQDYEDYDEVERLLEELE from the coding sequence ATGAACGAAGAACGCTATATATTATTTGACCAGTATCTTCAAGGCGAACTGACCGTTGATGAAAAAAACAATTTTGAGAAACAATTGGCTGAAGATGCAGAATTTGCCTCAGCATTTGAAAGTTTCAAAGAAATGCATTTTCAATTGGAAAATAAATTCGGACAAGAAGCAGAACGCGAAATTTTTACCGAAAATCTTACTCGAATTTCAGACAAATATTTCCATAAAAAGAAAACCAAAGTCGTTTCGCTTAAGCCGTGGTATTTTGCAGCGGCGGCTTCTGTCGCCATAATGTTCGGATTGTTTTTCTTCGATTATAATCATTATCCAAATTTTGAAGATTATAATCATCCAGAAAGCGCTTATTTTACTGAAAGAGGCGTTTCTGAAGAAACTTTGAAAAAAGCCGAAGATAATTTTAATGGAAAAAGATATGAAAAGGCAATTCCGCTTTTTGAAAGTATTTTAAAGGAAAACAATTCACCAGAAATTCAGTATTTCTATGGCATTTCATTATTGCAAGTTGGAAAATATGTAAAAGCAGAAGACATTTTTAAAGAACTAGAAACTGGAAATTCTGTCTACAAAGAAAAGGCAAAATGGAACTTGGCTTTATCAAAATTGAAACAAGGAAAATACGCAGAATGTAAAGAAGTTTTGCAGACTATTTCTCAAGATTATGAAGATTATGATGAAGTAGAACGCCTTTTAGAAGAACTAGAATGA
- a CDS encoding RNA polymerase sigma factor: protein MSQNKIHPDQKYIDGLAANDSVVIEMIYKKFAPKAVQFITNNSGDKDQAQDVIQEVLILLFNQAKANKLQLTCPFDAYFFLLCKRRWLNELKKSSNKGVTIYENVVSINESAHELIGQAEEFDEKQKLFDTMFQKLGEKCQEVLKLSFTLKSMEEVAEKLNVTYGYVRKKKSLCVGQLTEWIQEAKNFNSLKNN from the coding sequence ATGAGTCAAAATAAAATTCATCCTGATCAGAAATATATCGACGGACTTGCCGCAAACGATTCGGTTGTTATAGAGATGATATACAAGAAGTTTGCTCCAAAAGCAGTTCAGTTTATAACCAATAATTCGGGCGATAAAGATCAAGCGCAAGATGTCATTCAAGAAGTCTTAATCTTGCTTTTTAATCAGGCGAAAGCCAATAAACTGCAATTAACTTGTCCGTTTGATGCTTACTTTTTTCTTCTTTGCAAAAGACGCTGGCTAAACGAATTAAAAAAATCATCCAACAAAGGGGTAACAATTTATGAGAATGTAGTATCTATCAATGAATCTGCTCACGAACTGATCGGACAAGCGGAAGAATTTGATGAAAAACAGAAACTTTTTGATACCATGTTTCAAAAACTGGGAGAAAAATGTCAAGAAGTTTTAAAACTCAGTTTTACGTTAAAATCGATGGAAGAAGTGGCCGAAAAACTTAATGTAACTTATGGTTATGTTAGAAAAAAGAAATCATTGTGCGTAGGACAGCTGACGGAGTGGATTCAGGAAGCGAAAAATTTTAACTCTTTAAAAAACAATTAG